In Trichocoleus sp. FACHB-46, the genomic stretch CGATCGGGTAAGAGGGTGGTTACTAAGTAGGCAATCAAGCGTTTGCCTCCGAGGGATTCTTGAACGACAACCACCGCTTCTTGAATGTCAGGATGCTGTGCCAGGACGGATTCAATTTCCCCGAGTTCAATGCGAAAGCCACGCAGCTTCACTTGATGGTCAATGCGACCGAGATAGTCGATCGCACCATCGGGACGGTAGCGGGACAGATCGCCTGTTTTGTATAGGCGGGGAGTGAGGTGGGTTTTCCCATCTTTCCTAAAGGGATCGCCAAGAAAGCGTTCTGCTGTCAATTCGGGACGGTTGAGGTAGCCCCTCGCAACATTCACACCACCGATGTAGAGTTCGCCCACAATCCCAATCGGCACAGGCTGAAGCTGAGCATCCAACACATACATCTGCGTGTTGGCGATCGGTCTGCCGATGGGAACTGAGCGCTGATCAGCTTCCGATTGGCAATGCCAGAAGGTGACATCGACAGCAGCTTCGGTGGGCCCATACAGGTTGTGCAACTGAGCATGGCAGCGCTCAAAGAAACGGGTTTGCAGATCTACAGGAAGTGCCTCACCACTGCACATAACCTGTCGGATGGTGTGGCAGCTTTCTATGTTGGGTTCTTCGAGAAACACCCGCAGCATGGAGGGAACAAAGTGCAGGGTGGTAATCTGCTGGTCGGCAATCAACTGCACCAGATAAGCAGGGTCTTTGTGTCCGTCCGGTCGAGCCACGACCAGACGTGCACCACTCATCAGCGGCCAGAAGAATTCCCAGACGGAGACATCGAAGCTGAAGGGGGTTTTTTGCAAGACGCGATCGTCCTTGGTCAACTGATACTCATCCTGCATCCACAGCAAGCGGTTGCAGATGCCCCGATGGGTGTTCATCGCGCCTTTAGGTTTACCTGTAGAGCCAGAGGTGTAGATGACATAGGCGAGGTGGTCAGCCGTGACACCGCTCTGCGGATTGTTGGTTGAGCCTTGAGCAAGCTGGTGCCAGTCTGCATCCAGGCAAAGGACAGTGGCTAAATTGGAAGGCAGGCGATCGAGCAGATGAGCTTGCGTCAACAAGATGGGGACTTGAGCATCCTCTAGCATGAACGCCAAGCGCTCTGATGGATAGCTGGGGTCGAAGGGGACATAGACACCGCCTGCTTTGAGAATGCCGAGGAGCCCGATGACCATCTCAAGGGAGCGATCGACGCAAATGCCCACGAGCACGTCTGGTTGCACGCCGAGGGTCTGTAAGTAGTGAGCGAGTTGATTCGCCCGTTGATTCAGTTCCTCATAGGTAAGGTGTTGCCCTTCAAAGCTGACGGCTACTGCATCTGGTGTCCGCTCCACTTGGGCTTCAACCCACTGGTGTAGGCAACGCTCCAACGGATAATCGACTTGAGTTTGATTCCATGCTTGAAGCTGCTGCTGTTCGGCAAGGCTGAGCAAGGGCAATTCAGAAAGCAATTGATTGGGGTTGGTGATAATCCCATCGATCAATGTTTGAAAATGTCCTGCCATTCGAGCGATCGTGGCGGCATCAAATAAATCTGTGCTGTACTCGATTTCAACTTTAAGAGTGTCGGCTTCTTCCTCCACTGCAAAGCTCAAATCAAATTTAGATGTCGGGCTTTCAATCGGATCAAAACTGAGCATTAAATCAGAAGTGAGGGTCGAAACAGACGCATTCTGGAAGACAAACATCACCTGAAATAGCGGATTTTGACTCAGGCTCCGTTCTGGATGCAGCGCTTCTACCAACTGCTCAAAGGGCAATCCCTGATGGTCATAGGCGTCTAAGGTGACTTGCTGGATTCGCTTCAGCAGTGTTTGAAAATTGGGATTTCCAGTGAGACTGGTGCGAAGCACAAGGGTATTCACAAAGAAACCAATCAGACCTTCAATTTCAACGCGATCGCGGTTGGCAATGGGTGAACCGACAAGAATATCCTCTTGCCCTGTATAACGGTACAGCAACGTTTTGAACGCGGCTAAGAGGATCATAAACAGGGTTACCCCTTCCCGCTGGGCAACAATTTTGAGGGCGGCGAGTTGGCGATCGCCGATTACAAAGGAGTGGGTTGCACCGCGAAACGTTTGAATTGCTGGACGAGGGCGATCGGTCGGCAGTTCCAGAATGGGTAGATGACCCCCAAGCTGTTGTGTCCAGTAGTTAAGTAGCTTAGTCTGCACATCTCCCTGAAGCCAATCACGCTGCCACTGAGCGAAGTCAGCATACTGAATCGAGAGTTCTGGCAGTGGTGAGCGTTGGCCTTGAGAAAACGCCGCATACAGATCAGATAGTTCCTGAAACAGCACGTTGAACGACCACAGATCGGAGACGATATGGTGCATGGTCAGCAACAGCACATGCTCAGTAGCAGATAGATGCAACAGAGTTGTTCGCATCAAGGGGCCAGTGCTGAGGTCAAATGGCTGTTGTGCGTCTGCTGCGGCGAGGCGTTGTACTTCTATTTGGCGATCGCCTTCCGGCAAGTGCTGTAACTCAACCACTGGAAGTTGCCAGGGCACTGTCGGCGCAATAACCTGGACGGGTTCATTATCAACTGTGGCAAAAGTTGTTCGGAGGCTCTCATGCCGCTGCACAATCTCGTCAACACTCTTTTCCAGTGCTGCGACATCCAGTGTTCCTTGTAGTCGTACCACCAGCGGCAAGTTGTAGAGCGAACGATCGGGAATCAGTTGATCCAAAAACCACAATCGTTGTTGAGCGAAGGACATGGGAAAGATGAGAACCTCGTCTTCCAATTGGTCGTCTTCCAAATCTTCTTCAATGTGAGGATCGTGATTCACGTCAAATAGCATGCTCATGCTCCTGATACCGCCTAAAAAGTGATGGTTCGAGATCGTCCGACCAGTGCCTTCACCCAATGTCTACGAAAGCCTTTACTGCAAAGACGACCGTTTAACCCGTCGAGCACTCCGAGAAATTGCGCCGATGGCTGGCACCACAGAACTACTGCCCTGAAGCTGTTCAATGACCGTAGCAAGCGCTGTCACAGTGGGCGACTCAAACAAGTGGCGCAGAGAGATATCCACCTGAAAGAGGCTTCGCGATCGCGAGATGACCTGAGTTGCTAGCAGCGAGTGTCCACCTAGTTCCAGGAAGTTGTCGTGGATGCTGATTTGCTCCAATCCCAAAACGTCCTGCCAGATACCTGCTAAGGTTTTCTCTATCAGAGTTTGCGGCGCTACAAAAGGAGTTTCCGATTGTGTCTGTTCCGGTGCTGGTAGCGCTTTGCGATCGAGCTTTCCATTTGCGTTGACAGGTAGCGTATCCAGCGTGACAACAGCAGCGGGAACCATATACTCCGGCAGTTGTTGATGGAGAAAGGCCTGCAAGTCTTGAGATAGGATCGTCTGTCCCGGTAGAGCAACCACATAGGCAACGAGTTGTTTGTCACCCAACGCTGTTTCGCGATCGATGACGATCGCCGCTTGCACCGTTGGATGTTGTGTCAGAACAGATTCAATTTCGCCGAGTTCAATCCGAAAGCCGCGCAACTTCACCTGATGGTCGATGCGACCGAGATAGTCGATCGCACCATCAGGGCGGTAACAGGCCAGATCCCCTGTTTTATACAGGCGAGGGGTGGGGGGGGGTTCCCCATTGCCTACGAATGGGTCGTGAATAAAACGCTCTGCTGTCAGCTCGGGACGGTTGAGGTAGCCTCGGGCAACATTTACGCCACCGATGTAGAGCTCGCCCACAATCCCAATGGGAACAGGTTGGAGCTGAGAATCTAACACATACATCTGCGTGTTGGCGATCGGTCTGCCAATGGGAACTGAGCGCTGATCAGCTTCTGGTTGACAGTGCCAGTACGTCACATCAACTGCCGCTTCGGTGGGGCCATACAGGTTGTGCAACTGAGCACTGCAGCGCTCAAAGAAACGGTTTTGGAGGTCAAGGGGCAGCGCTTCCCCACTGCACATGACTTGGCGAATCGAGTCACAGCGTTCTACACCTGGTTCTTCGAGAAACACCCGCAGCATCGAGGGGACGAAGTGCAAGGTCGTAATCTGCTGCTCGGCAATCACCTGCACCAAGTAGGCTGGGTCTTTGTGTCCTTCTGGTCGAGCCACAACTAGACGTGCACCACTCATCAGAGGCCAGAAAAATTCCCAGACGGAGACATCGAAGCTGAAGGGGGTTTTTTGCAGAACGCGATCGTCCTTGGTCAACTGATACTCATCCTGCATCCACAGCAGGCGATTGCAGATGCCCCGATGGGTATTCATCGCGCCTTTGGGTTTGCCAGTTGAACCGGACGTATAAATCACATAGGCGAGGTTGTCAGACGTAACGCCGCTATCAGGATTGTGCTTGTAGCCTTGAGCAATTTGCTGCCAGTCTGTATCAAGGCAAAGTGTCTGTGCCTGATGGGGCGGGAGTTGATCGACTAGATAAGCTTGCGTTAACAAGATGGGCACTTGCGCATCTTCGAGCATGAACGCTAGACGGTCTGATGGATAGCTGGGGTCGAAGGGGACATATGCACCGCCGGCTTTGAGAATGCTGAGGAGTCCGATCACCATCTCCAAGGAGCGATCGACACAGATGCCCACAAGCGTGTCTGGTTTTACGCCAAGTGTCTGTAAGTAGTGAGCGAGTTGATTTGCTCGTTCATTCAGTTCTCGATAGGTGAGATGTTGCCCTTCAAAGCTAACGGCTACTGCATCTGGTGTCCGCTCCACCTGCATTTCAATCCACTGATGCAAACAGATTTCTAGCGGGTAGGCAACCTGGGTTTGATTCCACGCCTGTAGCTGCTGCTGTTCAGCGATCGGCAGGAGGGGTAGAGCCGCCAGCGTTCCGTCTGGATTGCTAACAATACCTTCTAACAGAGTTTGAAAATGGCCTGCCATCCGGGCAATGGTTTCAGCGCTAAACAGTTCAGTGCTATAGGACAGTTGACCCGTCAGCCCGTCTGCCCCTTCACTCAATGTAATCAGCAAATCGCAGGTTACGGTGCCATTCTCCACTGGACTAGGATACTCTAGCGTCCAGCCAGGGGTATCGTTTGACATCGGGGGATCGAGGAGTAACATCACTTGGTAAAGCGGATTTTGCCCCAAGCGTCGATCCGATCGCGATACTTCGACTAGCTTCTGGAAGGGAACGTGCTGATGGGTATAGGCAGCCAGTGCAACCTCGCGTACTCTGACCAAAAGTTCTCGAAAAGTGGGATTACCAGACAGATCCGATCGCAGCACCAAGAAATTGGCAAAGAAGCCCAACAAGTTCTCTAGCTCTGGGCGATCGCGCCCTGCCGTAATAAAGCCAACTGGAATATCGGTTTGTCCGGTATAGCGAGCAAGTAGAGTTTGAAAGGCTGCCTGCAAAGTGATAAACAGCGTTACGCTCTCTTTGCGACAAAGTGCTTTCAGTTTGTTGGTCAGCTCTTTGGAGAAAGCGAGGCTGTAACTG encodes the following:
- a CDS encoding non-ribosomal peptide synthetase, which gives rise to MLFDVNHDPHIEEDLEDDQLEDEVLIFPMSFAQQRLWFLDQLIPDRSLYNLPLVVRLQGTLDVAALEKSVDEIVQRHESLRTTFATVDNEPVQVIAPTVPWQLPVVELQHLPEGDRQIEVQRLAAADAQQPFDLSTGPLMRTTLLHLSATEHVLLLTMHHIVSDLWSFNVLFQELSDLYAAFSQGQRSPLPELSIQYADFAQWQRDWLQGDVQTKLLNYWTQQLGGHLPILELPTDRPRPAIQTFRGATHSFVIGDRQLAALKIVAQREGVTLFMILLAAFKTLLYRYTGQEDILVGSPIANRDRVEIEGLIGFFVNTLVLRTSLTGNPNFQTLLKRIQQVTLDAYDHQGLPFEQLVEALHPERSLSQNPLFQVMFVFQNASVSTLTSDLMLSFDPIESPTSKFDLSFAVEEEADTLKVEIEYSTDLFDAATIARMAGHFQTLIDGIITNPNQLLSELPLLSLAEQQQLQAWNQTQVDYPLERCLHQWVEAQVERTPDAVAVSFEGQHLTYEELNQRANQLAHYLQTLGVQPDVLVGICVDRSLEMVIGLLGILKAGGVYVPFDPSYPSERLAFMLEDAQVPILLTQAHLLDRLPSNLATVLCLDADWHQLAQGSTNNPQSGVTADHLAYVIYTSGSTGKPKGAMNTHRGICNRLLWMQDEYQLTKDDRVLQKTPFSFDVSVWEFFWPLMSGARLVVARPDGHKDPAYLVQLIADQQITTLHFVPSMLRVFLEEPNIESCHTIRQVMCSGEALPVDLQTRFFERCHAQLHNLYGPTEAAVDVTFWHCQSEADQRSVPIGRPIANTQMYVLDAQLQPVPIGIVGELYIGGVNVARGYLNRPELTAERFLGDPFRKDGKTHLTPRLYKTGDLSRYRPDGAIDYLGRIDHQVKLRGFRIELGEIESVLAQHPDIQEAVVVVQESLGGKRLIAYLVTTLLPDRLPVQLKCLTSVNGLPPVEVTAVDLSFDGTCLMGISADGKPGHTVQLRLQLPGATEEQQLEGTIAWQQGNQAGIKFNLTPDQQRSLRHSVEFLFEAQGFLKTLQRSVTRNLRDFLNQKLPDYMVPDRFVLLRSMPLNANGKIDRRALPTPEQERLEAETAIALPQTVVERQLADLWSKLLGMQQVSIHDNFFELGGNSLLAAQLVAAIRESLQVKLPVRCMFEQPTIAGLAQLIKTIDQEGITSLTQTLALEAEAILPPEISPSRAQVLEMSQVSHPQHILLTGATGFLGAFLLQELLQRTEAHIYCLVRATTVSEGLSRVQSTLEKYQLWQSAFNQSRISPILGDLAQPLLGLAPNEFDRLAAQIDAIYHNGADVNFFKPYTQLKAPNVLGTQEVLRLACQTKVKPVHHISTVSIFGNPSSDSSIIREDEPIDGHETHLDLGYSQSKWVAEKLVWIAQSRGLPVTVFRAGAIAGSSQTGLSNSKDFEFSFIRGCIQMGVFPDAGNEQQSFVPVDYVSQAIVHLSQQPQSLTKAFHMVHPFPIGKVEFFENIQAYGYPLKKLPYTQWQEILLQQEQNALKNALIPFLPLYKEESDQDLSAQLDSDQIDPTFECRNTLDGLANTTINCLSINQLLKVYLPVLLFNSQSLN